Below is a window of Arabidopsis thaliana chromosome 2, partial sequence DNA.
aaGAAGTGATAAAGATTGATGTCACATGCAAAGAACCATCCTTTTAACATTAAggcttttgagttttgatgaGAAAAAAGAGTCTAAAAATGGCTAAGAGATGACACAAGTAAGATGAGTCCTTTTAAGGAAGTGTTGTATTGGATTTTTGTGTGCAGAGGATATTACAAATGTAGTAGCATGAGAGGTTGTCCAGCGAGGAAGCATGTTGAGAGATGTTTGGAAGATCCGGCAATGCTTATTGTTACTTATGAAGCAGAGCATAACCACCCGAAATTGCCATCTCAAGCTATAACAACTTAACTCTCGTTTATCTTTGCGGTCCAGCATAAACCTTCTCATGTATGTTGTTCTCTTTTGTGCGCGATGATCGGCTTTGGGGTTGCTGCAATGTTGTGATATATGGATCGGGGTAAGTGCTTTTGTTGGGGTGGATTTGCTTGTGAGAGTTTGCTGCAATTGTTGGATTTTGAGCTATATATGGGGTAAATGTAGGATTGGTCAAGactctttttctgtttctcaaGTTTATTGGTCTTAATGATTAAAAGTTTAATGGTTTGTTTCTGGctatgtatcttttttttcttctcaagtggctttttcttttatgattgGTACTGTTAGAATTTGGAGATTGTTGCTAAGTAACTTAATCATTTAGCAAGGTAGCTTAAATCTAAGATGATTAGGGATAAAGAATATTGGATTCTGTTCTGAGTTTAGAGAATATTGGATTCTGTTCTGAGTTTAGAGAATATTGAATTCATGTATCAAGCATAATGAATGAAACTTATTTTAAGACAAAATTGAGTTTGAGATTCCATTTTAGGAATAGACAACAAGTCTACAAAGTGCTCACTTATGTACTAATATAAGAATTCACTAAGTTAGTAAACCTATCATTAATCCCGAAAATGTTAAGTAGTTTGATGAAAATCAGAAGTATGcgtaaaataataacaaagaatGAGAAAATCTGACACGTTTAAGCgcatttttggtaaatttaaTCTGAATATTCAtctcattcttttttaaagaacACTTACACTAATTACATTcccttttcttctccatttatcatgtattttatataatattctcATCTAAAAGATCATTCTcattaatagtatagattatTTAAAAGTGGGTGTTGAAacctacaaaataaaattaaaacacatttcaaaactttaaaatggATGTCTCTTACATATGTAACAGAAATCACATTGTCCAACTATCTACTATACTTATgtgaaaaaaacatacatatgcccaaaattgttatcaaaccaaaatgttCTGGAAATAGCCCATTGgacatctatttataaaattgcATACACTTTAGCTAAAAAAAAGTACTTCAGTTTGTTGTTAGAATATTCAAATTcaagaattatttttgaaagaattgTGTGCAGAATatcaaagaaattttgaaataattcaGAATTGTGTACACAATATCAAAAAATCCATTTCGAAAATGCTTTGTACACTTGTGTTTTGgcttgtatttttattttaaaagtatgatatgtaaaataaataggAAGTGTAggattattctttttcttgtctaataaaaaataaaaaataatcatatgcATTTATGAAGataattaaacttttaaatactttttaatatttcatacatattatccATTTCTCAttccaaaaaaagagtttaattCTCAGTTTCAGAATAAAATGTGGGCCTTATACAGATTTAGTTGGCCCATTAATGTACAGGTGACAATAATCCACCAACTCGTTTCTCCTGACACAAAAAATATCTCatcatgtcttcttcttcgtattCGTGTCTctcatttccttttttgactcttctttccaaaaaggATTAGATCTGACTCACTATTACGTGTCACGCACAGTTCATTAGGTACGCTCGGAAAATTTTATCCACACATCTAAATATCTGATTTATGATCAAATCacccatttttatttttccttttgtagcttctcaaatcttttgtCTTTATTCGATTTAAAAGTTGATGTACTCTGCATCTGATTGTTTTGCTCGTGTTTTATTACCACGTTGTGGTTGAAATTTGACGGCGGAAGTTCATGGTGGGGTATGAAGCCAGTTGGATTCAGATTTTTTTGCCAAGTTGATTGCTTTCTAGCTGATTCATTGAAAATAACGTTCCTTTTTAAAAACCCATTTGTTATCATTGTCTTCTCAAAACGTATGATCTGGTTTTTCAAAAGTGAGTCTGGTTGAGTTCTATGTGTTTGTGAAAATGTCTCAATGagtgaaattttgtttctttttatgtttttagtgtctttgtctttggttATATAGATGTTGATGGCTTGTGGGTTTGGAAATATTGTAGGTGAAGGCAAGAGATTTTATGAAGAAAGATGGTTGCGGCGAAAGAGAACAAGTTTCTGACAGTGGCACCTTTTGAGTGTGCTTGGAGTGATGATCTGAAGTTCCGGGAAGCGGGAAGAGGTTGTGTTGCGTTTGATGCGTTTGCTCACAATGATGTCACGGTGGTGTTTAGAGAGAATGTGGGGACTCAACATTACCATTATAAGAAAGATAATAGTCCTCACTACATTGTTATCATTGGTAGCAATAGGAATCGTAGGTTGAAGATTCAGGTAGATGGAAAATCTGTGGTCGATGAGGAAGCTTCTGATCTTTGTCGTTGTTCTTTGGAGTTTCAGAGTTACTGGATTAGTATCTATGATGGGTTGATTAGCATTGGTAAAGGTCGGTATCCGTTTCAGAACCTGGTATTTAAGTGGCAAGACCCCAAGCCCAATTGTAATGTTCAGTATGTTGGTCTGAGCAGCTGGGATAAACATGTTGGATATAGAAACGTGAGTGTGTTTCCTGTGACACATAATCATATCTTGCTGTGGAAGCAAGTGGATTGCCGTGAAGTTAGAGGAGATGAGTCTGGTGACGAGAAGGTTGTGGAGGAAGGGACTGGTTATGATTATGAACAATGGGGACTTGGGAATTTCTTGGAGAGTTGGCAATTATCTGACACAGTCTTCCTTGTTGGTGAAGAGGAAATGGATGTCCCTGCTCACAAGGTTATATTACAAGCATCAGGTAATTTTCCTTTGAGATCATCTGATGGGGATGTCATTCAACTTCGTGGAGTGTCGTACCCGATTCTTCATGCTCTTCTTCAATATATCTATACTGGACGAACTCAGGTAATTTCTCATATCCTCTTCCCTTGACGTAATTGTCCCTTTTGCCTGGTGAAATGCTTTGTTAGgaacctttttatttatttattagtaaACATGGAGATTCTATATCTTCGTCATAATTTCcttcaaacttttgttttgatgtagATTTTGGAATCAGAACTTGCTCCATTGCGGGATTTAAGTTCTAAGTTTGAAGTGATGTCATTGGTGAGACAGTGTGAAGAAAGTATAGACCATTTTAAATTGAGCAAAACAGCATTTGACTCCTGCAGAAAAGTCAAACTCTTGTGTCCTATTTCTCACCCGTTATCTGGCTTTATGTTCCCAAGTGCTTTCCCTGTTGATGTTGGGAAGCTGGTAAAGTTGTACTCAACCGGCGAATATAGTGACATAAAAATCTACCTCAGTGACCATAGTCTCACTTTCCAATCCCACAAAGTCATTCTAAGTCTTTGGAGTGTTGCATTTGCAAAGGTGAGAATCTCTTTTAGTGTCGCAGTTCTGATGTACATGAATATATTGATtctcaattttcttatttattctCTATGAACATCCAGATGTTTACAAATGGGATGAGTGAAAGCCATTCATCAACGATTTACCTAACCGATGTATCACCAGAAGCATTCAAGGCTATGATGAATTTCATGTATAGTGGAGAGTTGAACATGGAAGACACTGTGAATTTTGGCACCGAGttgattcatcttctctttctagCTGACCGGTTTGGAGTTGTTCCACTTCATCAAGAATGCTGCAAAATGCTCTTGGAGTGCCTCTCAGaggtaatttttttcttttcacaatCCTCTAGAGTAAATGATACGTCTCGCTGTCATTATCATGTTTCACTTCTTTTCCAGTACATCTGTTACAATATGGTTTCTGTATGATAGAGAGCTTAATGAGCCGTGAAGTGGGTTGCGGTTTCAAGCCTTCTgaaactaaaagagaaaagaaacgaAATACCACATTCAAACTACAGAgtaaaaagaatattaatattGTGTCATGTATATATTACATGCAGGGATGGCGTTCCGTTTTGGAAGAAGGTCATACAACAAGAATAATTCTTTTATGCGAGTTTATTGGGCGTGGGAGCAGACAAACTTGAGTCTTTTCTCAAGCTAACCTCTGAACTTTGTTGCAGGATTCTGTATGCTCAGTTCTCCAAGTGGTTTCGTCTATCTCATCATGTAAACTCATTGAGGAGATGTGCAAGAGGAAGTTCTCCATGCACTTCGACTATTGTACCACTGCAAGTTTGGACTTTGTCTTGTTAGATCAGACCACCTTCAGTGATATTCTTGAGGTGTGTTTTCTCTTTCGCTAACGTACTATTTCTTATAAGAACATCTGAACCCGCTTGGAGACTTGCCCAAATAAACTGCTACAACGTGTTGCTCATGCACTGACCAGTGATTAGTTATCGTGgaaatatatatgaacaatGGAATTGTAATGGATATCACCAAGAGTGATGAATGACGTCTCCTTTCGTTATGGCATGTATTAAATCCTGGAATTGCAGTCTGCAGATCTGACGGTGACATCTGAAGAAAAGATTCTGAATGCTGTTCTCATGTGGTGCATGAAAGCTGAGGAGTCGCACAGTTGGGGAGTAATAGATGAGATGATGAACTATGCTGACCCCAAAAGTTTGTTCAAAGAAAGGCTTCAGTCACTTGATGACCTGTTACCTCATGTACGCTTCTCTTTGTTGCCATATGAGTTACTTAAAAGGGTAAGTGGATCCTGACCCTGTATATGCTGAATGAACTTTGTCATTTTCTGTTAAATTAATTTCGCTGATGCCATCTATGCTTTGATGATGACGCAGTTAGAAAACAGCAACCTAAGCAAAGAAATCCCAGTATTCAATCGTCTTGTAAGTTCTTAACATCTTCTATCGATTTGGggattatttaatttgtcaTTTCAAGACTGATTTTCTCTCCAAGCCCTCACTTATTTTGTCTTGTGTACAGTTGAAGGAGGCTGCTAGCTTCCTAACATCCGGATTGATATCCCCAGGAAATGAACCGATGTATGAATTACATAGTCATGTATCTTAGGATTGTAAACATCTCCAGGTTTATATTTCCAGACTTCTCAATTATTAAAGCTTTTCACCTCTAGTTCAAGATTCCAACATCGGAGATCGAGTTTCAAGGAGCTTCAGTACATACGTGATGGGGACAGCAATGGGGTGCTGCACTTTGTGGGTACATCTTATGGTAGTCATCAGTGGGTCAACCCCGTTCTCGCAAAGGTTAACCTCACTTTTATCTTACTTTCTTTATTCATATTGTTGGAAATCCAATTACCATGACAAGGAATTCTGCTGGAGAAAAATATTTCCTTATTTGAGTTCTTTATGTTTTACAGAAAATCAACATTACATCGAGTAGTCCCACATCCAGATTCACTGATCCAAAGGCTTTGGCTTCAAAAGCCTATGCGGTATGGTCCACCCAAGTTCGCTCGGATTATATGACTAGAATTTGGCTTGAACTACAAAATTGACGAAGCATAAAATTAATTGAAGTGAACCTTCTTTCCTCTTAGATACAGTATTTAACCatatgatttcatttttttggcaCCAGGGTACTTCCTTTGCAGGGCCTAGGATGGAAGACGGCCATATATCATCCTGGTGGGTGGTGGACTTAGGCGAAGAACATCAGGTCTCCTCCATAACTTCTCTTTCTACATACTCTGTTCTCATAAAGACACAAACGGTCTAAATGCTCCATATGTAACCCATACTCGcagaaataagagaaaatgtATTTGAGTAAAACAACATTTACTTTAAGTtctgaaaataatataacacGGTGAGGATTTTTGGTTGCAGCTTATGTGCAACTATTACACCTTCAGACAAGACGGATCAAGAGCATTCACAAGATTCTGGAAGTTTCAGGTATCTTATTTTTGCTACAATTATTTCCTGTCTTCTTAAGACAAGAGGTGCTTAGGAAAGTTTTGTGTTGTCGTTGTCTTGATGGGTTTGAAGGGATCGATGGATGGGAAAACATGGACAGACTTGAGAGTCCATGAGGATGACCAAACAATGTGCAAGGCCGGTCAGTTTGCATCATGGCCAATCACCGCAGCAAATGCATTACTCCCCTTTAGGTTTTTCAGGCTGGTTCTGACCGGTCCAACTGCAGATACATCAACTCCGTGGAACTTTTGCATTTGCTACTTGGAGCTCTACGGTTACTTCCGTTGAAGCGCTCTGCAATGAATGACCTTTTGACTGTTTCTACTACACACGTTTTTGACGTTTATCCTGTTTACCTTTTGTTCTTGTACTACAGTGATCTTTGAACCTGAAAGTGTTTCTCAATATATGTTAAACTTGATTCCAGTtagattgttttggtttttatacaAGAGATTTGGCCTATGGCTGTGGAGTAATGAGttatactttgttttttatgaCTCGGTTTAAGAATCTCTTGCATAAAACTGACGAAGCAGACtcttttttgacaaaaaaaagtatcacaACAGAGTAAAATCAAGACCTAGACGAAAAGCGAAAAATGACAAAAGCCACAAGAGTTGTGGTAAGCAAAATGTTTGGGAACCGCTCGAATCTTTTAAAGCATTTGGACATCCATGAGTCCGGCGGCAAATGATGTGTAGAAGGGTATGTCACAATCTTTGGAGCAGAATCCGAATGTCGAAGTGGAACCATATTCTCTACGAAATGAGATAAAACACGAATGTCTGCAGCGATAAAATGGACTTCGTTTGTTTCTGGATTATATTTGAACAGCCTCTTTTCACTGTCATGGAAGAAAAGATTCCCTTGCTTAGAAACTGTCACTGGTCTACACCACAACCTCCATATCCAAGGGTGAAGAGCTCTAGGGAATAAACAAAATGAGTACGTCTTGGTCCATGTATCTTCCTGTGGATCCAAGCTCCATATCCTTACTTCCCAATGAGAAACTCCATAATATGTTTTAACCAAGGCTAGACGATCTTCAAGGTTAACTAGCTCGCTCGGTTCCCGGGGTGTGGGCGGTGTTGGGACATCACGAAACTGTTCAGTGTGAAGATCCAGAGCTAGAATCTTGAAACGCATGTTAAGATGTGTCACTCACATGTTAAACGCATGTCTCGGGACTGCTCCGCGGAAAATCTTGAAGATATTGATGACAAAATTTGTATCGAAAAATCAATGCTTGTACAATCTACGAccaaaatgtatttttattttatttgtatttctaGAGGTGTACAATTGAAAATCCTCAAAATAATCCACCAATAGTATCCAAAtcatatgttatttatatactctttataaatataaaattaattatgtgacaaaaaaaatcaagtaattcaaaaattaattaaggtAGATCAAATAGCTTATAATTTAGTgataaacttttaaatgtCATAAGACAAAAAGAATTACTTTAAATTTCATAGAACAAAGTTAACTAAATATATGCTAAacatatttaaagtttttcttctctttagaACTAAACATTCACGAAGTGTTAATGTGAGGATGTTTACGACAAATTATTAATGTGAGGAGGTTAACAAAGAGGGCCTACGTGTTTCACGTTTCTGTTTGTATGtcataagaaatgaaaatttatcCCTAATTAGGGAATTAGTTTAGTgataaacttttaaatgtCTCAATgacaattattaatttgatttcGTAAAATTTCgtaaatatttcttaaataatGTCTAGGGAAGAATGAAGATGACATTTGTACTGAAAGTAAGGGATGTGGATAAGTAttctaaataatcaaaactagTGTAAGGTcttattgttttaattaagATTCTTAGCATATGTagagaatacaaaaaataaaaataaaattgcataCTTGTGTTTATCGAAAGATTAGTGACAAAAATTTGTTACCTTTTTCGTAAATGGTAGATGGAAAACATTAACC
It encodes the following:
- a CDS encoding BTB/POZ domain-containing protein; protein product: MVAAKENKFLTVAPFECAWSDDLKFREAGRGCVAFDAFAHNDVTVVFRENVGTQHYHYKKDNSPHYIVIIGSNRNRRLKIQVDGKSVVDEEASDLCRCSLEFQSYWISIYDGLISIGKGRYPFQNLVFKWQDPKPNCNVQYVGLSSWDKHVGYRNVSVFPVTHNHILLWKQVDCREVRGDESGDEKVVEEGTGYDYEQWGLGNFLESWQLSDTVFLVGEEEMDVPAHKVILQASGNFPLRSSDGDVIQLRGVSYPILHALLQYIYTGRTQILESELAPLRDLSSKFEVMSLVRQCEESIDHFKLSKTAFDSCRKVKLLCPISHPLSGFMFPSAFPVDVGKLVKLYSTGEYSDIKIYLSDHSLTFQSHKVILSLWSVAFAKMFTNGMSESHSSTIYLTDVSPEAFKAMMNFMYSGELNMEDTVNFGTELIHLLFLADRFGVVPLHQECCKMLLECLSEDSVCSVLQVVSSISSCKLIEEMCKRKFSMHFDYCTTASLDFVLLDQTTFSDILESADLTVTSEEKILNAVLMWCMKAEESHSWGVIDEMMNYADPKSLFKERLQSLDDLLPHVRFSLLPYELLKRLENSNLSKEIPVFNRLLKEAASFLTSGLISPGNEPISRFQHRRSSFKELQYIRDGDSNGVLHFVGTSYGSHQWVNPVLAKKINITSSSPTSRFTDPKALASKAYAGTSFAGPRMEDGHISSWWVVDLGEEHQVSSITSLSTYSVLIKTQTV
- a CDS encoding BTB/POZ domain-containing protein (BTB/POZ domain-containing protein; INVOLVED IN: cell adhesion; LOCATED IN: cellular_component unknown; EXPRESSED IN: 24 plant structures; EXPRESSED DURING: 13 growth stages; CONTAINS InterPro DOMAIN/s: Coagulation factor 5/8 type, C-terminal (InterPro:IPR000421), Farnesoic acid 0-methyl transferase (InterPro:IPR022041), BTB/POZ (InterPro:IPR013069), BTB/Kelch-associated (InterPro:IPR011705), BTB/POZ fold (InterPro:IPR011333), Kelch related (InterPro:IPR013089), BTB/POZ-like (InterPro:IPR000210), Galactose-binding domain-like (InterPro:IPR008979); BEST Arabidopsis thaliana protein match is: BTB/POZ domain-containing protein (TAIR:AT1G21780.2).); translation: MVAAKENKFLTVAPFECAWSDDLKFREAGRGCVAFDAFAHNDVTVVFRENVGTQHYHYKKDNSPHYIVIIGSNRNRRLKIQVDGKSVVDEEASDLCRCSLEFQSYWISIYDGLISIGKGRYPFQNLVFKWQDPKPNCNVQYVGLSSWDKHVGYRNVSVFPVTHNHILLWKQVDCREVRGDESGDEKVVEEGTGYDYEQWGLGNFLESWQLSDTVFLVGEEEMDVPAHKVILQASGNFPLRSSDGDVIQLRGVSYPILHALLQYIYTGRTQILESELAPLRDLSSKFEVMSLVRQCEESIDHFKLSKTAFDSCRKVKLLCPISHPLSGFMFPSAFPVDVGKLVKLYSTGEYSDIKIYLSDHSLTFQSHKVILSLWSVAFAKMFTNGMSESHSSTIYLTDVSPEAFKAMMNFMYSGELNMEDTVNFGTELIHLLFLADRFGVVPLHQECCKMLLECLSEWVAVSSLLKLKEKRNEIPHSNYRVKRILILCHVYITCRDGVPFWKKDSVCSVLQVVSSISSCKLIEEMCKRKFSMHFDYCTTASLDFVLLDQTTFSDILESADLTVTSEEKILNAVLMWCMKAEESHSWGVIDEMMNYADPKSLFKERLQSLDDLLPHVRFSLLPYELLKRLENSNLSKEIPVFNRLLKEAASFLTSGLISPGNEPISRFQHRRSSFKELQYIRDGDSNGVLHFVGTSYGSHQWVNPVLAKKINITSSSPTSRFTDPKALASKAYAGTSFAGPRMEDGHISSWWVVDLGEEHQLMCNYYTFRQDGSRAFTRFWKFQGSMDGKTWTDLRVHEDDQTMCKAGQFASWPITAANALLPFRFFRLVLTGPTADTSTPWNFCICYLELYGYFR
- a CDS encoding BTB/POZ domain-containing protein (BTB/POZ domain-containing protein; INVOLVED IN: cell adhesion; LOCATED IN: cellular_component unknown; EXPRESSED IN: 24 plant structures; EXPRESSED DURING: 13 growth stages; CONTAINS InterPro DOMAIN/s: Farnesoic acid 0-methyl transferase (InterPro:IPR022041), BTB/POZ fold (InterPro:IPR011333), Coagulation factor 5/8 type, C-terminal (InterPro:IPR000421), BTB/POZ (InterPro:IPR013069), BTB/Kelch-associated (InterPro:IPR011705), Kelch related (InterPro:IPR013089), BTB/POZ-like (InterPro:IPR000210), Galactose-binding domain-like (InterPro:IPR008979); BEST Arabidopsis thaliana protein match is: BTB/POZ/Kelch-associated protein (TAIR:AT2G46260.1); Has 6426 Blast hits to 6100 proteins in 155 species: Archae - 0; Bacteria - 3; Metazoa - 5211; Fungi - 25; Plants - 879; Viruses - 36; Other Eukaryotes - 272 (source: NCBI BLink).), giving the protein MVAAKENKFLTVAPFECAWSDDLKFREAGRGCVAFDAFAHNDVTVVFRENVGTQHYHYKKDNSPHYIVIIGSNRNRRLKIQVDGKSVVDEEASDLCRCSLEFQSYWISIYDGLISIGKGRYPFQNLVFKWQDPKPNCNVQYVGLSSWDKHVGYRNVSVFPVTHNHILLWKQVDCREVRGDESGDEKVVEEGTGYDYEQWGLGNFLESWQLSDTVFLVGEEEMDVPAHKVILQASGNFPLRSSDGDVIQLRGVSYPILHALLQYIYTGRTQILESELAPLRDLSSKFEVMSLVRQCEESIDHFKLSKTAFDSCRKVKLLCPISHPLSGFMFPSAFPVDVGKLVKLYSTGEYSDIKIYLSDHSLTFQSHKVILSLWSVAFAKMFTNGMSESHSSTIYLTDVSPEAFKAMMNFMYSGELNMEDTVNFGTELIHLLFLADRFGVVPLHQECCKMLLECLSEDSVCSVLQVVSSISSCKLIEEMCKRKFSMHFDYCTTASLDFVLLDQTTFSDILESADLTVTSEEKILNAVLMWCMKAEESHSWGVIDEMMNYADPKSLFKERLQSLDDLLPHVRFSLLPYELLKRLENSNLSKEIPVFNRLLKEAASFLTSGLISPGNEPISRFQHRRSSFKELQYIRDGDSNGVLHFVGTSYGSHQWVNPVLAKKINITSSSPTSRFTDPKALASKAYAGTSFAGPRMEDGHISSWWVVDLGEEHQLMCNYYTFRQDGSRAFTRFWKFQGSMDGKTWTDLRVHEDDQTMCKAGQFASWPITAANALLPFRFFRLVLTGPTADTSTPWNFCICYLELYGYFR
- a CDS encoding F-box/LRR protein (BEST Arabidopsis thaliana protein match is: F-box and associated interaction domains-containing protein (TAIR:AT2G43445.1); Has 51 Blast hits to 50 proteins in 3 species: Archae - 0; Bacteria - 0; Metazoa - 0; Fungi - 0; Plants - 51; Viruses - 0; Other Eukaryotes - 0 (source: NCBI BLink).) translates to MRFKILALDLHTEQFRDVPTPPTPREPSELVNLEDRLALVKTYYGVSHWEVRIWSLDPQEDTWTKTYSFCLFPRALHPWIWRLWCRPVTVSKQGNLFFHDSEKRLFKYNPETNEVHFIAADIRVLSHFVENMVPLRHSDSAPKIVTYPSTHHLPPDSWMSKCFKRFERFPNILLTTTLVAFVIFRFSSRS